From a single Methylobacterium oryzae genomic region:
- the pxpB gene encoding 5-oxoprolinase subunit PxpB, with the protein MSEPGYRLLDSGDRALTVELGRAVDPAINARVIALDAALRGAGRPGLLETVPTYRSLLVLYDPDLLPRADLAALIAAHWPPPDGAAGSLRRWRVPVHYGGAHGADLDDLAAGAGLSPEAVIALHSGRDYRVYMIGFAPGFAYLGGLDPRLYASRRTDPRPRTPAGSVSIGGNQTGVSPPLELPSGWQLIGRTPARSYDPGRAEPFLFAAGDLIRFEPIDRAAFDGLSEAARAGETVATLERIDA; encoded by the coding sequence GTGTCTGAGCCCGGCTACCGCCTCCTCGATAGCGGCGACCGGGCGCTCACGGTGGAGCTCGGCCGCGCGGTCGATCCCGCGATCAACGCGCGGGTCATCGCCCTCGACGCGGCGCTCCGTGGCGCCGGGCGCCCGGGCCTCTTGGAGACCGTGCCGACCTACCGCTCGCTCCTCGTCCTCTACGATCCGGACCTGCTGCCCCGGGCCGACCTCGCCGCGCTGATCGCCGCGCACTGGCCGCCGCCGGACGGGGCGGCGGGCTCGCTGCGCCGCTGGCGGGTGCCGGTCCATTACGGCGGCGCGCACGGCGCCGACCTCGACGACCTCGCCGCCGGGGCCGGGCTCAGCCCGGAGGCGGTGATCGCCCTTCATTCCGGCCGCGACTACCGCGTCTACATGATCGGCTTCGCCCCCGGCTTCGCCTATCTGGGCGGCCTCGATCCCCGGCTCTACGCGAGCCGGCGCACCGATCCCCGACCCAGGACCCCGGCGGGCAGCGTCTCGATCGGCGGGAACCAGACCGGCGTCTCGCCGCCCCTGGAGCTGCCGAGCGGCTGGCAGCTCATCGGCCGCACGCCCGCGCGCTCCTACGATCCGGGCCGGGCCGAGCCGTTCCTGTTCGCGGCCGGCGACCTGATCCGGTTCGAGCCGATCGACCGCGCCGCGTTCGACGGCCTCAGCGAGGCCGCCCGCGCCGGCGAGACCGTCGCGACCCTGGAGCGGATCGATGCCTGA
- a CDS encoding LamB/YcsF family protein yields the protein MIVDLNCDMGEGFGVYRLGDDAEMLTVATSANIACGFHAGDPLVMHETLSRAAANGVQAGAHPSFLDLWGFGRRPIHGERPADIEKAVLYQVGALLALAQDAGCPVRHVKTHGAMGNMANEDADLALAVARAIRTLDRDLIFVVMPGLETERAGEKLGLPIAREIYADRAYADDGTLVSRKLPGAVLHDPDSVSERVARMLEDGAITCLSGRRIPTRIDTVCVHGDTPGAVAMARRLRDDCAAKGIALRPMAEVLGV from the coding sequence ATGATCGTCGATCTGAACTGCGACATGGGCGAGGGCTTCGGCGTCTACCGTCTGGGCGACGACGCCGAGATGCTGACCGTGGCGACCTCGGCCAACATCGCCTGCGGCTTCCACGCCGGCGACCCGCTGGTGATGCACGAGACCCTGAGCCGCGCCGCCGCGAACGGCGTGCAAGCGGGCGCCCACCCGAGCTTCCTCGACCTCTGGGGCTTCGGCCGGCGGCCGATCCACGGCGAGCGCCCCGCCGACATCGAGAAGGCGGTGCTCTACCAGGTCGGCGCGCTGCTGGCGCTGGCGCAGGATGCCGGCTGCCCGGTGCGCCACGTGAAGACCCACGGGGCCATGGGCAACATGGCCAACGAGGATGCCGACCTCGCTCTGGCGGTGGCCCGGGCGATCCGCACCCTCGACCGCGACCTGATCTTCGTGGTGATGCCCGGCCTGGAGACCGAGCGGGCCGGCGAGAAGCTCGGGCTGCCGATCGCGCGCGAGATCTACGCCGACCGCGCCTACGCGGATGACGGCACCCTGGTCTCGCGCAAGCTCCCCGGCGCCGTGCTGCACGATCCCGATTCCGTCTCGGAGCGCGTGGCGCGGATGCTGGAGGACGGGGCGATCACCTGCCTGTCCGGGCGGCGCATCCCGACGCGGATCGACACGGTCTGCGTCCACGGCGACACGCCCGGCGCGGTCGCCATGGCGCGCCGCCTGCGCGACGACTGCGCCGCCAAGGGGATCGCCCTGCGCCCGATGGCCGAGGTGCTCGGTGTCTGA
- a CDS encoding VOC family protein yields MLTPFHLAYHVTDLDAARRFYGGVLGCQEGRSTETWVDFDFFGHQLSLHLGEPFATTRSGKVGDHTVMMPHLGVVLPLDAWEALAGRVEAAGIAFDIPPVVRFAGEPGEQRTMFFFDPSGNPIEIKGFRDLAGVFAH; encoded by the coding sequence ATGCTCACGCCGTTCCACCTCGCCTACCACGTCACCGACCTCGACGCGGCGCGCCGCTTCTACGGGGGCGTCCTCGGCTGCCAGGAGGGCCGCAGCACCGAGACCTGGGTCGATTTCGACTTCTTCGGCCATCAGCTGTCGCTGCACCTGGGCGAGCCCTTCGCCACCACCCGGAGCGGGAAGGTCGGCGACCACACGGTGATGATGCCGCATCTGGGCGTGGTGCTGCCGCTCGACGCCTGGGAGGCGCTCGCCGGCCGTGTCGAGGCGGCCGGCATCGCCTTCGACATCCCGCCCGTCGTCCGCTTCGCCGGCGAGCCCGGCGAGCAGCGCACGATGTTCTTCTTCGACCCGAGCGGCAATCCGATCGAGATCAAGGGTTTCCGGGATCTGGCCGGCGTCTTCGCGCACTGA
- a CDS encoding biotin-dependent carboxyltransferase family protein, with the protein MPEGLRVIAPGLASTLQDAGRPGYLRYGISGSGAMDPDLLALANGLVGNPLDAAVIEMAMVGPTLACETDICRVALAGAPFAMSLNGRALDPFTAHDLRRGDRLVLGGPRQGLRACLAVAGGFAVAPMLGSVATHTRTRLGGLDGHPLAAGDLLPLAAPAPRDRPLTLPPAHRPTFGGPIRVVLGPQADGFTEDGLRTFLSEPYTLTARADRMGCHLDGPPIAHADGFNIVSDGIVNGSIQVPGHGRPLILLADRHTTGGYPKIATVISADLGRLAQVRPGETIRFAAVAVAEAQVIARAARSALAARLTALVPAGGGDLDSAFLLSCNLVGGVVSARAPDPAP; encoded by the coding sequence ATGCCTGAGGGACTGCGCGTCATCGCCCCCGGCCTGGCCTCGACCCTGCAGGATGCCGGGCGGCCGGGCTACCTGCGCTACGGCATCTCGGGGTCCGGCGCGATGGATCCCGACCTGCTGGCCCTGGCCAACGGCCTCGTCGGCAACCCGCTCGACGCCGCGGTGATCGAGATGGCGATGGTCGGTCCGACCCTCGCCTGCGAGACGGATATCTGCCGCGTCGCCCTCGCCGGCGCGCCCTTCGCGATGAGCCTGAACGGCCGCGCCCTCGACCCGTTCACGGCCCACGACCTGCGGCGGGGCGACCGGCTCGTCCTGGGCGGACCGCGGCAGGGCCTGCGCGCCTGCCTCGCGGTCGCCGGGGGCTTCGCCGTCGCGCCGATGCTCGGCAGCGTGGCGACGCACACCCGCACCCGCCTCGGCGGCCTCGACGGTCATCCCCTGGCCGCGGGCGACCTGCTGCCCCTCGCGGCGCCCGCGCCCCGCGACCGTCCGCTGACCCTGCCGCCGGCCCACCGGCCGACCTTCGGTGGCCCGATCCGGGTGGTGCTCGGGCCGCAGGCCGACGGCTTCACCGAGGACGGCCTGCGGACGTTCCTCTCCGAGCCCTACACCCTCACGGCGCGGGCGGACCGGATGGGCTGCCACCTCGACGGGCCGCCGATCGCCCACGCGGACGGTTTCAACATCGTCTCGGACGGGATCGTGAACGGCTCGATCCAGGTGCCCGGACACGGGCGCCCGCTGATCCTGCTGGCCGACCGCCACACCACCGGCGGCTACCCGAAGATCGCCACCGTGATCTCGGCGGATCTCGGCCGCCTCGCGCAGGTGCGGCCGGGGGAGACGATCCGGTTCGCGGCCGTCGCCGTCGCGGAGGCCCAGGTCATCGCCCGCGCCGCGCGAAGCGCTCTGGCCGCGCGGCTGACGGCGCTGGTGCCGGCCGGCGGCGGCGATCTCGACAGCGCGTTCCTGCTGTCCTGCAACCTCGTCGGCGGCGTCGTCTCGGCGCGTGCCCCCGATCCGGCGCCCTGA
- a CDS encoding Zn-dependent hydrolase — protein MTRLAIDPDLCAGLFAELLSFSEDAPGVTRAAYGVGEERAHALMRATGLALGLAAETDAAGNLFLTMAGRDPALAPWMVGSHVDTVPHGGNFDGAAGVIGGLAAVEALRRAGIVPARPVTVAVFRAEESVWFPASYVGSRAALGLLPPEVLDLPRADTGRSLRDHMAELGLRPGAVARGERLLDPARIHGFVEMHIEQGPALEAAGLPVGFVTAISGSFRYRKAACFGRYGHSGAVARGDRSDAVFALADLITGLDALWGRLEAEGCPATITLGEVATDPVQHAFAKIPGEVRFCLDVRSTEPAVLDRVEAALAEHIAAIEAVRSVRFVLGERTGSTPARMSAALVEALSGHARRLGTPFRTMASGAGHDTATLAGQGVPSTMIFIRNQNGSHNPDEAMRIADLCAAATLVAHLVAEA, from the coding sequence ATGACCCGGCTCGCGATCGATCCGGATCTCTGCGCGGGCCTGTTCGCCGAGCTCCTGAGCTTCAGCGAGGACGCGCCGGGCGTGACGCGGGCGGCCTACGGCGTCGGCGAGGAGCGCGCCCACGCCCTGATGCGAGCCACCGGGCTGGCACTCGGGCTCGCCGCCGAGACCGACGCGGCCGGCAACCTGTTCCTGACGATGGCGGGCCGCGACCCGGCACTGGCGCCCTGGATGGTCGGCTCTCACGTCGACACGGTGCCCCACGGGGGCAATTTCGACGGGGCGGCGGGCGTGATCGGCGGCCTCGCGGCCGTGGAGGCCCTGCGCCGGGCTGGGATCGTGCCGGCGCGTCCCGTGACGGTGGCGGTGTTCCGGGCCGAGGAGAGCGTGTGGTTCCCGGCCTCCTACGTCGGCAGCCGGGCCGCGCTCGGCCTGCTGCCGCCGGAGGTGCTCGACCTGCCCCGCGCCGATACCGGCCGGAGCCTGCGCGACCACATGGCCGAACTCGGCCTGCGGCCGGGGGCGGTGGCGCGGGGCGAGCGGCTCCTCGATCCGGCGCGGATCCACGGCTTCGTCGAGATGCACATCGAGCAGGGCCCGGCGCTGGAGGCGGCCGGGCTCCCCGTGGGCTTCGTCACGGCGATCAGCGGCAGCTTCCGCTACCGCAAGGCGGCCTGCTTCGGCCGCTACGGCCATTCCGGCGCCGTGGCGCGGGGCGACCGCAGCGACGCCGTCTTCGCCCTCGCCGACCTGATCACCGGCCTGGACGCGCTCTGGGGCAGGCTGGAGGCGGAGGGCTGCCCGGCCACGATCACGCTGGGCGAGGTCGCCACCGACCCGGTTCAGCACGCCTTCGCCAAGATCCCCGGCGAAGTCCGCTTCTGCCTCGACGTGCGCAGCACCGAGCCGGCCGTTCTCGACCGGGTCGAGGCGGCGCTCGCCGAGCATATCGCCGCCATCGAGGCCGTCCGCTCGGTACGCTTCGTGCTGGGCGAGCGGACCGGCAGCACGCCGGCGCGGATGAGCGCCGCGCTGGTCGAGGCCCTGTCCGGCCACGCGCGCCGGCTCGGGACGCCGTTCCGCACGATGGCGAGCGGGGCGGGGCACGACACCGCGACGCTGGCCGGCCAGGGCGTGCCGAGCACGATGATCTTCATCCGCAACCAGAACGGCAGCCACAACCCGGACGAGGCGATGCGGATCGCGGATCTGTGCGCCGCCGCCACCCTGGTGGCCCACCTGGTCGCCGAAGCCTGA